The proteins below are encoded in one region of Vulpes lagopus strain Blue_001 chromosome 10, ASM1834538v1, whole genome shotgun sequence:
- the ICMT gene encoding protein-S-isoprenylcysteine O-methyltransferase has translation MAGCAARAPPGSEARLSLATFLLGASVLALPLLTRAGLQGRTGLALYVAGLNALLLLLYRPPRYQIAIRACFLGFVFGCGMLLSFSQSSWNHFGWYMCSLSLFHYSEYLVTAVNNPKSLSLDSFLLNHSLEYTVAALSSWIEFTLENIFWPELKQITWLSAMGLLMVVFGECLRKAAMFTAGSNFNHVVQNEKSETHTLVTSGVYAWFRHPSYVGWFYWSIGTQVMLCNPICGVGYALTVWRFFRDRTEEEEISLIHFFGEEYLEYKKRVPTGLPFIKGVKVEL, from the exons ATGGCGGGCTGCGCGGCGCGGGCTCCGCCGGGCTCCGAGGCGCGCCTCAGCCTGGCCACCTTCCTGCTGGGCGCCTCGGTGCTCGCGCTGCCGCTGCTCACGCGCGCCGGCCTGCAGGGCCGCACGGGGCTGGCGCTCTACGTGGCCGGACTCAacgcgctgctgctgctgctctacCGGCCACCGCGCTACCAG ATAGCCATCCGAGCTTGTTTCCTCGGCTTTGTGTTCGGCTGCGGCATGTTGCTAAGTTTCAGCCAGTCTTCTTGGAATCACTTTGGCTG gtaTATGTGCTCCTTGTCACTATTCCATTATTCTGAATACTTAGTCACAGCAGTCAATAATCCCAAAAGTCTATCCTTGGATTCCTTTCTCCTGAATCACAGTCTGGAGTATACAGTAGCTGCTCTTTCTTCTTGGATAGAGTTCACACTGGAAAATATCTTTTGGCCAG AACTGAAGCAGATCACCTGGCTCAGTGCCATGGGGCTGCTGATGGTGGTCTTTGGAGAATGTCTGAGGAAAGCAGCGATGTTCACAGCTGGCTCCAATTTCAATCACGTGGTGcagaatgaaaaatcagaaaccCACACTCTGGTGACAAGTGGCGTGTACGCTTGGTTCCGGCATCCTTCGTATGTTGGGTGGTTTTACTGGAGTATTGGAACCCAG GTGATGCTGTGTAATCCCATCTGTGGCGTTGGCTATGCTCTGACAGTGTGGCGATTCTTCCGAGATCGAACGGAAGAAGAGGAGATCTCATTAATTCACTTTTTTGGAGAGGAGTACCTGGAATATAAGAAGCGGGTGCCCACAGGCCTGCCTTTTATAAAAGGGGTCAAGGTGGAACTATAA
- the HES3 gene encoding transcription factor HES-3, which translates to MEKKRRARINVSLEQLKSLLEKHYSHQIRKRKLEKADILELSVKYMKSLQNSVQGLWPVPSAVEFPSGSGFRSGLPGVSQLRRRGEEGGGGLRCPLAHERAGGSTMDSAGRSPEAAAPLGPRAPALWGPAPVPGGCGPRLLFPGDLPGPSSSVPGPQPAPRQCTESPGPRLGVWRPW; encoded by the exons ATGGAGAAGAAGCGACGGGCACGCATCAACGTATCCCTGGAGCAGCTGAAGTCATTGCTGGAAAAACACTACTCACACCAG ATCCGGAAACGCAAGCTGGAGAAGGCAGACATATTGGAGCTGAGCGTCAAGTACATGAAAAGTCTTCAGAACTCGGTGCAAG ggctcTGGCCGGTCCCCAGCGCAGTGGAGTTCCCGTCGGGGTCGGGCTTCCGCAGCGGCCTGCCCGGCGTCAGCCAGCTTCGGCGGCGCGGAGAggagggcggcggcggcctgCGCTGCCCCCTGGCGCACGAGCGCGCAGGCGGCAGCACCATGGACAGCGCCGGCCGGAGCCCCGAGGCCGCCGCGCCGCTCGGGCCGCGTGCCCCAGCCCTGTGGGGCCCCGCCCCGGTCCCCGGCGGCTGCGGCCCGCGGCTCCTCTTCCCTGGGGATCTCCCCGGCCCGTCCTCCAGCGTCCCGGGGCCGCAGCCGGCGCCTCGCCAGTGCACCGAGAGCCCGGGGCCGCGTCTGGGCGTTTGGCGGCCGTGGTGA